In Hasllibacter sp. MH4015, the following proteins share a genomic window:
- the ggt gene encoding gamma-glutamyltransferase has product MRAALPLLLAALFVPLHALAQQTADTVAPEAATATGTLVLSDRAQAALDARNAGDPVVAQDWMVVAANPLAVEAGADVLAAGGTAADAMVAVQAVLGLVEPQSSGLGGGAFLVWFDAETGALTTLDGRETAPLAVTPTLFQNDSGEPLGFWDAVVGGLSVGTPGTPRLMEEAHRRWGQANWGDLLDPAITLAEDGFNVSPRLAGAIANDADRLGTFPATAAYFLPDGAPLSEGALLQNVAYAETLREMQRRGADAIYHGPIAEGIVATVRDAEGNPGLLSLRDLAVYEVIERPAVCAVYRGMDVCGMGPPSSGALTVGQILGIVDNFALDDPTNADEWRLIGDASRLAFADRGRYMADSDYVPMPTEGLVDPSYLEERAQLIEGDRLDPGMALPEVAPGNPAWDHAQLWGDDQSLEFPSTSHISIVDSYGNVLSMTTTIENGFGSRLMAPGGFLLNNELTDFSFRTHSDGLPIANRVEPGKRPRSSMSPTIVMQDGAPIMAIGSPGGSRIIGYVATTLIAHYDWGLDIQDAIALPHAVNRFGTYDLEEGTEAEALAPELEAMGYEVNIRGLNSGLHAIAITPDGLMGGADPRREGIALGQ; this is encoded by the coding sequence ATGCGCGCTGCCCTACCCCTTCTTCTTGCGGCCCTGTTCGTGCCGCTGCACGCCCTTGCCCAACAAACCGCGGATACCGTCGCGCCCGAAGCCGCAACCGCGACCGGCACGCTCGTCCTGTCGGACCGCGCCCAAGCGGCGCTCGATGCGCGCAATGCGGGCGACCCCGTCGTCGCACAGGACTGGATGGTCGTCGCCGCAAATCCCTTGGCGGTGGAGGCTGGTGCAGATGTGCTGGCCGCCGGTGGCACCGCCGCGGACGCCATGGTCGCGGTCCAGGCCGTGCTGGGTCTGGTGGAGCCGCAAAGCTCGGGCCTGGGCGGTGGAGCCTTCCTCGTCTGGTTTGATGCCGAAACCGGCGCGCTCACCACGCTCGACGGCCGTGAAACCGCGCCTCTTGCCGTCACGCCGACCCTGTTCCAGAACGATAGCGGTGAACCGCTTGGCTTCTGGGATGCGGTGGTTGGTGGGCTCTCCGTCGGCACGCCCGGCACGCCACGCCTGATGGAGGAGGCGCATCGCCGCTGGGGACAGGCCAATTGGGGCGATCTGCTGGATCCCGCCATCACGCTGGCCGAAGACGGCTTCAACGTCTCTCCCCGCCTTGCAGGGGCCATCGCCAACGACGCTGACCGGCTCGGCACCTTCCCGGCCACCGCCGCCTACTTCCTGCCCGACGGCGCGCCCCTGTCGGAAGGGGCGCTTTTGCAAAACGTGGCCTATGCCGAAACCCTGCGGGAGATGCAGCGCCGCGGCGCGGATGCCATCTACCATGGCCCCATCGCGGAAGGCATCGTCGCAACCGTGCGTGATGCGGAGGGCAATCCCGGCCTGCTCAGCCTGCGCGATCTCGCCGTCTACGAGGTGATCGAGCGTCCCGCCGTTTGCGCCGTCTATCGCGGCATGGATGTCTGCGGCATGGGCCCGCCCTCTTCCGGCGCGCTCACCGTGGGCCAAATCCTGGGCATCGTGGACAATTTCGCCCTCGACGATCCGACCAACGCCGATGAATGGCGCCTGATCGGCGATGCGTCCCGTCTCGCCTTCGCGGATCGTGGCCGCTATATGGCCGACAGCGATTACGTGCCCATGCCCACCGAAGGTCTGGTCGACCCGTCCTACCTGGAAGAACGCGCACAGCTCATCGAAGGCGACCGCCTCGATCCCGGCATGGCCCTGCCCGAGGTCGCCCCCGGCAATCCCGCCTGGGACCACGCGCAGCTTTGGGGCGACGATCAAAGCCTCGAATTCCCTTCAACCTCCCACATCTCCATCGTCGACAGCTACGGCAACGTGCTGAGCATGACGACGACAATCGAAAACGGCTTCGGTTCGCGCCTGATGGCGCCGGGTGGTTTCCTGCTCAACAACGAGCTGACCGATTTCAGCTTCCGCACCCATTCCGACGGCTTGCCCATCGCAAATAGGGTGGAGCCGGGCAAACGCCCCCGGTCGTCGATGTCGCCCACCATCGTGATGCAGGACGGCGCGCCGATCATGGCCATCGGATCACCGGGCGGCAGCCGCATCATCGGCTACGTCGCCACAACGCTCATCGCCCATTACGATTGGGGCCTCGACATCCAAGATGCCATCGCCCTGCCCCATGCGGTCAACCGCTTCGGCACCTACGACCTGGAAGAAGGCACCGAGGCGGAGGCGCTGGCCCCCGAGCTGGAGGCGATGGGATACGAGGTCAATATCCGCGGCCTGAATTCCGGCCTGCACGCCATTGCGATCACGCCTGACGGGTTGATGGGGGGCGCCGATCCCCGCCGCGAAGGCATCGCGCTGGGGCAATAG
- a CDS encoding DUF2312 domain-containing protein: MDDNQDRPDSYRVTADELRQFIERFERLEVEKKDLADQQKEVMAEAKSRGYDTKVIRKVIALRKREPDDIAEEEAVLEMYKEALGMH, from the coding sequence ATGGACGACAACCAGGACCGCCCCGACAGCTATCGCGTGACCGCTGACGAGCTGCGCCAATTCATCGAGCGTTTCGAGCGGTTGGAGGTGGAGAAGAAGGACCTCGCCGACCAGCAGAAGGAGGTCATGGCGGAGGCGAAATCACGCGGCTACGACACCAAGGTGATCCGCAAGGTCATCGCCCTGCGCAAGCGCGAGCCCGACGATATCGCCGAGGAAGAGGCCGTGCTGGAGATGTACAAGGAAGCGCTCGGCATGCATTGA
- a CDS encoding ester cyclase codes for MKGSRPEQAVLTRDTDMSKTDATRAVIEGMVDGLNDHRIADIGEFFAEGFRWMGNRGCGTKDGLRAFQDNWQKPFQAAFSDKTCVDEARLYMGEWAAAFGRQEATHSGAFMGVAPTGKRVTIRYMDFWKVVDGKIVDNYVMVDFPDVLAQLGVDVFAGEGWEAYDDGTKTPPAP; via the coding sequence ATGAAGGGAAGCCGCCCCGAACAGGCCGTGCTGACGCGCGACACCGACATGAGCAAGACCGACGCCACCCGCGCCGTGATCGAGGGGATGGTCGATGGCCTCAACGACCACCGCATCGCGGATATCGGGGAGTTCTTCGCCGAAGGGTTCCGCTGGATGGGCAATCGCGGGTGCGGCACCAAGGACGGGCTGCGGGCGTTTCAGGACAATTGGCAAAAGCCGTTCCAGGCCGCGTTTTCCGACAAGACCTGCGTGGACGAGGCGCGGCTTTACATGGGCGAATGGGCGGCGGCCTTCGGGCGGCAGGAGGCGACGCATTCCGGCGCCTTCATGGGCGTGGCCCCCACCGGCAAGCGGGTGACCATCCGCTACATGGATTTCTGGAAGGTCGTGGATGGTAAGATCGTCGACAATTACGTGATGGTCGATTTCCCGGACGTGCTGGCGCAACTGGGGGTGGACGTGTTCGCGGGCGAAGGCTGGGAAGCCTATGACGACGGCACGAAGACGCCACCCGCGCCCTGA
- a CDS encoding ABC transporter ATP-binding protein, whose amino-acid sequence MAQIKLNHVTKRWGNFIGVDDFHLDIADQEFLVLLGPSGCGKTTTMRMIAGLEDPTDGEIWIGDREVTTLDPKDRDVAMVFQSYGLYPNMTVWENIRFPLKVRKVPESEHEERVARAAAMVELEDFMHRKPAALSGGQRQRVALARAIVREPQVFLMDEPLSNLDAKLRVSTRAQIKNLSHELKVTTIYVTHDQIEAMTLADRVVVMKAGIVQQVGTPTDIYDNPANTFVAGFIGSPAMNLMEGEVTDGTFRGDNVEVSGLSAAAGKVTLGFRAEDASVTGAGQGAINAPVYSMELLGDATMVTLRAGGALVAVKAPKDYRAKIGEPVGIALPDGITHLFDAETGQRIA is encoded by the coding sequence ATGGCACAGATCAAGTTGAACCACGTCACGAAGCGCTGGGGAAATTTCATCGGCGTGGATGATTTCCACCTCGATATCGCGGATCAGGAATTCTTGGTGCTGCTTGGGCCTTCGGGCTGCGGCAAGACCACGACCATGCGGATGATCGCGGGGCTGGAAGATCCCACCGACGGGGAAATCTGGATCGGCGACCGGGAGGTCACGACGCTTGACCCCAAGGACCGCGACGTGGCGATGGTGTTCCAGAGCTACGGCCTCTACCCGAACATGACGGTATGGGAGAACATCCGCTTCCCCCTCAAAGTGCGCAAAGTCCCCGAGAGCGAACACGAGGAGCGGGTGGCCCGTGCGGCCGCGATGGTGGAGTTGGAAGACTTCATGCACCGCAAGCCCGCTGCCCTGTCGGGCGGTCAACGCCAGCGCGTGGCACTGGCCCGCGCGATTGTGCGGGAGCCGCAGGTGTTCCTGATGGACGAGCCGCTGTCCAATCTTGATGCGAAGCTGCGGGTCAGCACCCGGGCGCAGATCAAGAACCTCAGCCATGAGTTGAAGGTCACGACGATCTACGTGACCCACGACCAGATCGAGGCGATGACCCTGGCCGACCGCGTCGTCGTGATGAAGGCGGGCATCGTGCAGCAGGTGGGCACCCCCACGGATATCTACGACAATCCCGCAAATACGTTCGTGGCGGGCTTCATCGGTTCCCCCGCGATGAACCTGATGGAAGGCGAAGTGACCGACGGCACGTTCCGCGGCGACAATGTCGAGGTGAGCGGCCTGTCGGCGGCGGCGGGTAAGGTGACACTGGGCTTCCGGGCGGAGGATGCATCCGTCACGGGGGCCGGGCAGGGTGCGATCAACGCGCCGGTCTATTCGATGGAACTTCTGGGCGACGCAACCATGGTCACGCTGCGCGCCGGTGGTGCGCTGGTGGCCGTGAAGGCCCCCAAGGATTACCGCGCCAAGATCGGTGAGCCGGTGGGCATCGCGCTGCCGGACGGGATCACCCATCTGTTCGATGCCGAAACGGGCCAGCGGATCGCCTGA